The following coding sequences lie in one Rhodohalobacter barkolensis genomic window:
- a CDS encoding class II fumarate hydratase, producing MSEFRIERDSMGEIKVPKNAYYGAQTQRAFDNFPISKIRFNRDFISALGRVKHTAAKVNSELDLLNEKVAKAIQDAAEEVMEGKFDGDFVLDIFQTGSGTSTNMNANEIISKRANELKNGTDVTIHPNDHVNYGQSSNDVIPTTIRISAVLAVRNNLLPALKHLHKTILEKGEELKDVVKTGRTHLMDAMPVTIQQEFSGYARQIELGIARIESALERMLELPQGGTAVGTGINTHKEFGAKFAAEVAKATGEKFREAENHFEAQATVDAPVELSGQLKTLAVGLMKIGNDFRWMNSGPNGGLGEIQLKALQPGSSIMPGKVNPVIEESLTMVSAQVIGNDATITVAGQSGNFELNVMLPVVAHNLLQSIEILANAARNFAERSVSGLEARREVISQMVGKNPILVTALNPLIGYDKAAKIAKKAFAENRSVMDVAKEMTDLSDEELEKALDPINMT from the coding sequence ATGAGTGAATTCCGCATTGAAAGAGACTCTATGGGTGAGATTAAAGTGCCGAAAAATGCATACTACGGTGCACAGACCCAGCGCGCATTTGACAATTTCCCAATCAGCAAGATTCGATTTAACAGAGATTTTATCTCAGCTCTCGGTCGTGTGAAACATACCGCTGCTAAAGTAAATTCCGAGCTTGACCTTTTGAACGAAAAAGTTGCCAAGGCGATTCAGGATGCAGCTGAAGAAGTGATGGAAGGAAAATTTGATGGAGATTTTGTTCTCGACATTTTCCAGACCGGATCAGGCACATCGACAAACATGAACGCGAATGAGATTATATCCAAGCGGGCAAATGAACTGAAGAATGGAACGGATGTTACGATACATCCGAACGACCATGTGAATTATGGTCAGAGTTCAAACGATGTGATCCCGACCACGATTCGTATTTCAGCGGTATTGGCTGTTCGAAACAATCTGCTGCCGGCGCTGAAACATCTTCACAAAACCATCCTTGAGAAAGGTGAGGAACTTAAAGATGTTGTTAAAACCGGCCGAACTCACCTGATGGACGCCATGCCGGTAACTATTCAGCAAGAGTTCAGTGGATATGCGCGACAGATTGAATTGGGTATTGCACGAATTGAGTCGGCGTTGGAGCGAATGCTGGAACTGCCACAGGGAGGTACGGCTGTTGGTACAGGAATCAATACGCATAAAGAATTTGGAGCAAAGTTTGCAGCTGAAGTAGCCAAAGCGACAGGCGAAAAATTCCGCGAAGCTGAAAATCATTTTGAAGCACAAGCCACGGTGGATGCCCCGGTTGAGCTGAGCGGTCAGCTTAAAACGCTTGCTGTCGGTTTGATGAAGATCGGAAACGACTTTCGCTGGATGAACTCCGGACCGAACGGCGGTTTGGGAGAAATTCAGCTGAAAGCTCTTCAGCCCGGCTCATCGATTATGCCGGGTAAAGTGAATCCGGTGATTGAGGAATCTCTTACAATGGTATCTGCCCAGGTAATTGGAAATGACGCGACTATTACGGTTGCCGGTCAGTCCGGTAATTTTGAGCTGAATGTGATGCTCCCGGTAGTTGCTCACAACCTACTTCAGTCTATTGAAATTCTTGCCAATGCGGCCAGAAACTTCGCTGAAAGATCTGTGAGCGGATTGGAAGCCCGACGGGAAGTAATCAGCCAGATGGTTGGAAAAAATCCAATTCTGGTAACTGCGCTGAATCCATTGATTGGCTACGACAAAGCTGCTAAGATTGCTAAGAAGGCATTTGCTGAAAACCGATCTGTAATGGATGTGGCAAAAGAAATGACAGACCTGTCGGACGAAGAGCTGGAAAAAGCCCTCGACCCGATTAATATGACATAA
- a CDS encoding alpha-ketoacid dehydrogenase subunit alpha/beta gives MSKQATKEKKNKKTDSILNDYKLVCMSREMSLLGRKEVLTGKAKFGIFGDGKELPQLALSKHFKNGDFRSGYYRDQTIMMAIGELTVEQFFAQLYANPDVDKDPNSGGRQMNAHFATRLIDEEGNWVDQTAQKNTSADMSPTAGQMARLLGLAQASKVYRENDLLSDWNQFSDNGNEVAWGTIGDASTSEGIFWETINAAGVLQVPMVVSVWDDGYGISVSKKYQTTKESISTVLRGFKRTKKQPGFEIINVKAWDYQALLDAYAEASKIARDEHVPVLVHVEEVTQPQGHSTSGSHERYKDEDRLNWEEEYCCINQFRQWIEKEKMAESEELDQIEEEAKKEVREAQKKAWKEYQDPIKQQKDEMLALLDSLISNHNDVSKLEEIKKGLDRKNNVIRKDVISAGRQALFALRGKESGAKSDLVKWLDHQQEENQQRFNSHLLSDTPNSPLKVEEVKPSYPDEAKNVDGRVVLRDNFDKIFEKYPNALVFGEDVGQLGDVNLGLEDMQEKYGELRVSDTGIREATILGQGIGMSLRGLRPIAEIQYLDYLLYCFQGLSDDVATVRYRTSGGQAYPLIVRTRGHRLEGIWHSGSPMGMIINGVRGVHVCVPRNLTHAAGFYNTLFQGDDPALIVEPLNAYRLKEKLPENLGEFTIPLGVPEIVQEGEDITVVSYGSTFNLVQSVLPQFEEAGISVELVDARTLLPFDRNGMILESLKKTNRILFVDEDVPGGATGYMMQQVIDEQGGYRYLDSEAKCLTSQPHRPAYATDGDYFSKPNAEDIFESVYEIMHEANPGKYPAIR, from the coding sequence ATGAGCAAGCAAGCGACAAAAGAAAAGAAGAATAAAAAAACCGACAGTATTCTAAATGATTATAAACTTGTTTGCATGAGTCGCGAGATGTCACTTCTTGGGCGTAAAGAAGTACTGACGGGTAAAGCAAAATTTGGCATTTTTGGTGACGGAAAAGAACTGCCACAGCTGGCACTCTCCAAGCATTTCAAAAATGGAGATTTTCGATCGGGATACTACCGCGATCAGACTATTATGATGGCGATCGGGGAGCTTACAGTAGAACAGTTTTTTGCACAGCTCTACGCCAATCCGGATGTAGATAAAGATCCAAACTCGGGCGGGCGCCAGATGAATGCTCACTTTGCCACACGGCTGATTGATGAAGAGGGCAATTGGGTGGATCAAACCGCTCAGAAAAATACTTCTGCGGATATGTCGCCAACTGCGGGACAGATGGCACGTCTGCTTGGTTTGGCTCAGGCATCAAAAGTGTATCGCGAAAATGATCTTTTGAGCGATTGGAATCAGTTTTCAGATAATGGAAATGAGGTCGCTTGGGGAACAATTGGTGATGCCAGTACATCTGAAGGAATTTTCTGGGAAACCATAAATGCCGCGGGTGTGCTTCAGGTACCGATGGTGGTTTCGGTTTGGGACGATGGTTACGGAATTTCTGTCTCCAAAAAATATCAAACCACAAAGGAGAGTATTTCTACAGTATTGCGCGGGTTTAAACGGACGAAGAAACAGCCAGGATTTGAAATTATCAACGTGAAAGCGTGGGACTATCAGGCGCTACTTGATGCGTATGCAGAAGCATCAAAAATAGCCCGGGATGAACACGTGCCGGTTCTGGTTCATGTAGAAGAGGTAACACAGCCCCAGGGACACTCCACTTCCGGATCACACGAGCGTTATAAGGATGAAGATCGGCTGAACTGGGAAGAAGAGTACTGCTGTATCAATCAGTTCAGACAGTGGATTGAGAAAGAGAAGATGGCTGAATCAGAAGAGCTGGATCAAATTGAAGAAGAGGCGAAAAAAGAAGTTCGAGAGGCTCAGAAAAAAGCCTGGAAAGAGTATCAGGATCCGATCAAGCAGCAGAAAGATGAAATGCTGGCTCTGCTCGATAGTTTAATCTCCAATCACAATGATGTGAGTAAGTTGGAGGAGATTAAAAAAGGGTTGGACAGAAAGAATAATGTGATTCGTAAGGATGTCATTTCTGCCGGGCGACAAGCACTTTTCGCTCTGAGAGGTAAAGAGTCCGGTGCCAAAAGTGATTTGGTCAAATGGCTCGATCATCAGCAGGAGGAAAATCAGCAGCGTTTTAATTCTCATCTTCTCAGCGATACACCAAATTCACCACTGAAAGTGGAAGAGGTAAAACCGTCATACCCTGATGAAGCTAAAAATGTGGATGGCAGAGTTGTGCTGCGTGATAATTTTGATAAGATCTTTGAAAAGTATCCGAACGCGCTAGTCTTTGGCGAGGATGTGGGGCAGCTCGGAGATGTGAACCTCGGTCTTGAAGATATGCAGGAGAAGTATGGTGAGCTTCGCGTGAGCGACACCGGAATTCGTGAAGCAACCATTCTGGGGCAGGGTATCGGAATGTCGTTGAGAGGGCTTCGTCCGATCGCGGAGATTCAGTATCTCGATTACCTGCTCTATTGCTTCCAGGGATTGAGTGATGATGTTGCTACCGTTCGATACCGAACGAGTGGCGGACAAGCCTATCCTCTGATTGTGCGTACCCGTGGTCATCGTCTGGAAGGAATTTGGCATTCAGGATCCCCAATGGGAATGATTATCAACGGAGTGCGGGGCGTTCATGTCTGCGTACCAAGAAATCTGACGCATGCCGCCGGTTTTTACAATACCCTGTTCCAGGGAGACGATCCGGCGCTGATTGTAGAACCGCTCAATGCTTATCGGCTGAAAGAAAAACTACCGGAAAATCTGGGTGAGTTTACAATTCCGCTGGGAGTGCCTGAAATCGTTCAGGAAGGAGAAGACATCACAGTAGTTTCATACGGCTCCACATTCAATCTGGTACAATCCGTTCTGCCGCAGTTTGAAGAGGCGGGTATTTCCGTTGAGCTGGTTGACGCCAGAACACTTTTGCCGTTTGACCGAAACGGGATGATTCTGGAATCCCTGAAAAAGACCAATCGAATTCTTTTTGTGGATGAGGATGTACCCGGAGGAGCTACCGGTTATATGATGCAGCAGGTGATTGATGAACAGGGCGGATACCGATATCTAGACTCAGAGGCGAAGTGCCTGACTTCACAGCCTCATCGTCCGGCGTACGCTACCGATGGTGATTACTTCTCTAAACCCAATGCAGAAGATATCTTCGAATCGGTATACGAAATCATGCACGAAGCCAACCCCGGCAAGTATCCGGCAATTAGATAA